A stretch of the Acyrthosiphon pisum isolate AL4f chromosome A2, pea_aphid_22Mar2018_4r6ur, whole genome shotgun sequence genome encodes the following:
- the LOC100574580 gene encoding nardilysin, with the protein MANVEKIIRKGLSNKKDYLLHKLKNGMKCMLISQPDDGCKTATNIKPELTARMSVTSIDENDDSLTDESYSSDEEETQKETSDSFAMSLCVHNGSFSDPVDAQGLAHLLEHMVSMGSKRYPADNHFDRFLYRKAGYSNAETGCEYTNYHFEVPMEYSQEASDIFASMFQAPKLAKESIDKEKQVVDSEFQMAISDDDSRIQRLISICADKENPAGQFFWGNLDSLNHENLSEMVVDFWKSHYSASRMTLAVQSKQSTHDMVEWIDNLFSEVPTDNLPPPVFKISQDPFCPDLFHKMFKIISVSSTKSIIFTWYLPPIIELYKIKPLEYIAWIVGHEGKGTLINYLRKLNYAMELEAGVDDDFYSNSIYSLFSITIELTDLGLQNVNEIIELTFSYLKLIKEKGISEDIFNQIQILAENDFNFAENKTAINHVKELSQNMLWYDEEDYICGPALLYEYSPETIAKFLNLLTVDRVAIFILAKEFDNSDVFIKDPIFGTKYLAESLTEELESKLSSIAPHPCFKIHSDNQYLTKNFSILPQSTDTKYPEKIFENDHIELWYKQDNHFKLPKSYIMFYFITQLPSKSLDNYMCMDLFFDSIVFLLNEETYPAVMAQLNYSIRVFITGFELAFNGFNEKLPLLIDIVINCLNNYASLMTEEIFTMIKSKAINRLKNNQYDLDYVPSDLKNSLIQDPDWYLDKRLKYLETLEYKQILTFYEQLNNLYCRSLIQGNISQNQAINVSKKVVSMLNYQPLAKECFPTVLIKRLNQGDFRVKMANYNPKDNNSMAYKYYQFDKNEIKDSVKYHVLQSMMEESAFDELRTKQCLGYDVQLNVTATYHHYGFYFKVAHQKDKFETQYVFNRMDEFLKQFWENFNDPDEVDKVKDALIALKEAPDDCLGQEFNRNINEILEGRFKFNRLELEIEALKNMTYDDVKNLKQGFLNGRAFSVEIIGHSNTDNLNDESPPKKMCLEENENCVYIDNVEEFKSSLKPF; encoded by the exons ATGGCTAATGTAGAAAAGATTATACGCAAAggtttaagtaataaaaaagattatttgttgcataaattaaaaaatggtatGAAATGCATGTTAATCAGTCAGCCAGATGATGGATGTAAAACTGCTACAAATATCAAGCCTGAGCTCACAGCTAGAATGTCTGTTACTAGTATAGATGAAAATGATGATTCATTGACTGACGAGTCCTATTCAAGTGATGAAGAAGAAACACAAAAAGAAACTAGTGACTCATTTGCAATGTCTTTGTGTGTTCATAATGGCAGTTTTAGCGATCCTGTCGATGCACAAGGACTGGCACATTTATTGGAACACATGGTATCAATGGGGAGTAAACGTTACCCAGCAGATAATCATTTCGATCGATTTTTGTATCGAAAAGCAGGTTATTCAAATGCTGAAACTGGATGTGAATACACTAATTACCATTTTGAAGTGCCCATGGAATATTCTCAAGAAGCATCAGATATTTTTGCTAGTATGTTTCAGGCACCTAAATTAGCAAAAGAATCTATAGATAAAGAAAAGCAAGTTGTAGATTCTGAATTTCAAATGGCTATTTCAGATGATGATAGTCGTATACAGAg ATTAATATCAATATGTGCTGATAAAGAAAATCCTGCTGGACAATTTTTTTGGGGAAATTTGGATAGTctaaatcatgaaaatttgaGTGAAATGGTCGTGGATTTTTGGAAAAGTCATTACTCAGCCAGCCGCATGACTCTGGCAGTTCAAAGTAAACAATCAACACATGATATGGTTGAGtggattgataatttatttagtgaAGTACCAACAGATAACCTCCCACCACCAGTATTTAAAATTAGCCAAGATCCATTCTGTCCAGACCTATTccacaaaatgttcaaaattatatCAGTAAGTTCTaccaaaagtataatatttacttggtATTTACCACCAATTATTGagctttataaaattaaaccattAGAATACATTGCGTGGATAGTAGGTCACGAGGGTAAAGGAACACTGATTAATTATTTGAGGAAGTTAAACTATGCAATGGAACTAGAAGCTGGGGTTGACGATGACttttatagtaatagtatttatagtttattttctataacaATTGAACTGACTGATTTAGGGTTACAAAAtgttaatgaaattattgaactgacttttagttatttgaaattaatcaaAGAAAAAGGAATATCTGAagatatttttaaccaaattcaaattttggcaGAAAATGACTTTAATTTTGCCGAAAATAAAACAGCCATAAATCACGTAAAAGAACTTTCCCAAAACATGTTGTGGTATGATGAAGAAGATTATATATGTGGTCCGGCATTACTTTATGAATATTCACCAGAAACAATTGCAAAGTTTTTAAACTTACTAACAGTAGACCGTGTAGCCATTTTTATATTGGCTAAGGAATTTGATAACTCAGATGTATTTATAAAGGACCCAATCTTTGGAACAAAATATTTAGCTGAAAGTTTAACAGAAGAATTAGAAAGTAAACTATCATCTATTGCACCTCATCCGTGTTTTAAGATTCACAgtgataatcaatatttaaccAAAAACTTTTCAATTTTACCCCAAAGTACAGATACAAAATatccagaaaaaatatttgaaaacgatCATATTGAATTGTGGTATAAACAAGATAACCATTTTAAACTACCCAAAAGCTatatcatgttttattttattactcagCTACCTTCAAAATCATTGGATAACTATATGTGTATGGATTTGTTTTTTGACTCTatagtatttttgttaaatgAAGAGACATATCCAGCAGTAATGGCTCAACTTAATTACAGCATTAGAGTATTTATAACTGGCTTTGAATTGGCATTTAATGGTTTTAATGAGAAACTTCCCTTACTTATAgacattgtaataaattgtttaaacaacTATGCAAGCTTGATGACTGAGGAAATATTTACCATGATAAAGTCTAAAGCTATCAATagacttaaaaataatcaatatgatTTAGATTATGTTCCAtctgatttaaaaaatagtttgattcAAGACCCCGATTGGTACTTAGACAAAagactaaaatatttagaaacatTGGAATACAAACAAATTCTTACATTTTATGAACAACtcaacaatttatattgtagGTCATTAATACAAGGAAATATAAGTCAGAACCAAGCtattaatgtttcaaaaaaagttGTAAGTATGTTAAATTACCAGCCTTTAGCCAAAGAATGTTTTCCAACTGTGTTGATAAAACGGCTCAATCAAGGGGATTTCAGAGTGAAAATGGCAAACTATAATCCAAAAGATAACAACTCGAtggcttataaatattatcagtttgataaaaatgaaatcaaaGACTCAGTAAAGTATCATGTGCTACAGTCAATGATGGAAGAATCAGCATTTGATGAATTAAGAACAAAACAATGTTTAGGCTATGATGTACAACTAAATGTAACAGCTACTTACCACCattatggattttattttaaggtGGCACATCAAAAAGATAAATTTGAAacacaatatgtatttaatagaatGGACGAATTTTTGAAACAGTTTTGGGAAAACTTTAACGATCCAGATGAAGTTGATAAAGTTAAAGATGCATTAATTGCATTAAAAGAAGCCCCCGATGATTGTTTAGGACAagaatttaatagaaatataaatgaaattttgGAAGGacgtttcaaatttaatagattAGAATTAGAAATAGAAGCACTGAAGAATATGACATATGATGatgttaaaaatctaaaacaagggTTTTTAAATGGTCGTGCATTCAGTGTTGAAATTATTGGTCATAGTAATACGGACAATTTGAACGATGAAAGTCCACCTAAAAAAATGTGTCTGgaagaaaatgaaaattgtgTGTATATTGATAATGTTGAAGAATTTAAAAGCagtttaaaaccattttaa